TCCGCGAACGGGTGGATAACCGGTCTGCTAGAAACCGCAGCTGCCGCCGGTCAACACGTCTCCGCAATAATACAACAAGCCTGCGAGGAAGATGGAGCAGCAGCAAAGCAGAACGAGCGCGGCGCCGACGATGACGATTACTGCCGGGCCTTTTGACTTTTTCGCTGGGGCTGGTGCGGGCTGGACCATGAAATATCCTCCTCCGAACTGACGTATCTGGGTTAGGGTGTCAACCATTGTACCCGATTATGAAAAAACGATGCGGGCGGCCGTCTGGCCGCCCGTTCCGGATACTCCGCGGCCGAACGGCGAACGCCGTCAGGTTTGTCTGGCGTCGCGGTTGATTTTCCTCAGGATCAGCCAGATGATCCAGGCCGTGACGATGCAGATCAGGGCTCCGAGGATCACGGGAACCAGGATGGCGACGATCGACAAGACGGTGGCGATGACGTCTTCTACGGTGCTGACCACCGGATTGGCGGTCCCGCCGGTTGTGGCGGTTACGGCGGGGCGGATCGCCAGCGCCTTCGCGCCGTGGACCGCACCGGCGACGAACAGCCCGCAGATCATCGCGATCGCGGGATGGATGTCGCTGATGACGTGCGCGCTGGCGGCGAAGACGATCGCGCCGGCGATGGGCCGGACGATCGTCTGCAGGCCGTCGTTGATGTGGTTCACCGCTGGAATTTTGTCGGCCAAAATTTCGATCAACAGCAGAACGGCCAGCACCAGCAGGACCCACGGGTCGGTCAGCGTGTCCCACGGGGCGTTGAGTTTGATCGCGTCGGTGTAGCGGGCCAGCAGGCCGACGATCAGCAGGGGAATGTAGGCGTTCAGCCCCGCGCTGGCCGACAACCCGAAAGCCGAAAAGATGTCCATGACGTACCTCCGAAAAGGCGCCGGGTGTATCCGCATTCCGCGGAGCCGCCCGGACGGACGATTATCCCCCTATCCCGAAGCCCCCCCAGGTGTGGGTGATTTGGAAACGGACGATGTCGATGGCGTAGATCTGAAGCAGTCCCAGGGCAAATCCGCCGGCGACCGCCGGCCAGGCGTCGTGCCAGGTCTCCGCCTGATTTTCCCTGCGGAGGACCATCAACAACAGCGAAAGATAAACGCCGGTTAAAAGGAAAAGAATGCCGGCAACGCTGAGGAGGGCGAACGGATAAAGCAAAATCGGATTCTCCGGCATGACCAAGCCAATCAGGATCGGGGCGGCGAGGAAATAACCAAAAAGCTCCCGGAAATTCCGGAGGACGGGCACGGCGGATGGCGATTTCCACAGGCTTTGATTCACAGCCGGCAGGAACACCACCGCCATCGCCAGCCCGAGGAGCGTTCCGGTCGTCATCCGCAGAAAATTGCTCGGCGGATAGAGGTGCGGGAACCGGGGGAAGAGGGAAACATAGGAGTTGAAGCCATCCACCCCCCAAAGCAGCACGGGGACGGCCAGCGCGAAGAGGATTCCGCGCGACGGCCAGACCGCGGAGCGGCCCCGTCCGCCCGCGATCAGGATCAGAGCGCCGACGATCGTCCCCAGGAAGGTTCCCATACAGCGGGCGCACAGCGGAAGCGGACGGTCTCCCAAGTGCAGGGAACGCAGTTCGATGCGGTGGCATACGGCGTACCCGATCGCATCCGCCTTGCCGAGCAATCCCGGCGGGGAAGCCGCCAATCCGGCCAGGAGGATGAGCGCTACCACGGCAAGCAAAAGCAGGCGCCAAGCCGGGATGCGGCGGATCCGCTGGAGCAAGTTGCGGAGGGGAGGCGGCGAAGCTTCCGGCGGCAAAGTCGAATCCGTTCGAGACATTGCGCCGTATTGTATCGCTTTCAATCTCCCGCCGGAAGCGGCGGCCGGGATCGCCGATGGCCGACATGCGTTCGTGCTTCATACAATCATCTACGGTTTTTTCACGGCGTCCGTTCGCGGCGGCCCGGTTGCGCTCCACCGGCCGGGGGATGCGGAGGAAGGGGTTTTGTGGCATACTTGCGGAAAGCAGTACGCGGATGTCGGCTTGGTCCGACGGCGAGGGCGTTGGCAAACGCCCTCGTTTGGCGCCTGCCCGAAGTGGGCGCCGGTCCGGAAGGAGAGTGACTCATGCCATTGCATATCATCATTGGCGCGCAATGGGGCGACGAGGGGAAGGGGCGCATCCTGGACGCGATCGCCGCCGAAGCGGCGGTGGTGGCGCGCTTCGCCGGGGGCGACAACGCCGGACACACCGTCGCGGCCGGCGGAAAAATTTTCCGCCTGCACCTCGTCCCCTCCGGGATCGTGCATCCCCGGCCGCTCTGCATTTTAGGGAGCGGCATGGTGATCAACCCGCAGCGCCTTTTGGCGGAGATGGCCGCCTTGCGCGAGCAGGGCGTGGTCTGCAACCCGGACCGGATTCGCATCTCCCATGCGGCACACCTGCTGACGCCGCTTCACATCGAGCTGGACCGGGCGGAGGAAGCCACACGGGAAAATCGGATCGGAACCACGGGGCGCGGAATCGGCCCCGCCTTTTCCGAAAAGAGCGCGCGCTGCGGGCTGCGGGCGGAATTGCTGGCATCGCCGGAGGAATGCGCCGAGAAGATCAAATCCCAGATCCTTCGCGGAAACCGGATCCTGGAAAAATTATACAGCCGGCCTCCCTTGGACGCGGAGGCGGTTGCCGCGTCGTTCTTTGAATACGCCCGGACGCTCGGTCCTTACGTCGCCGACACGTCGGCGTTGGTGGCGGAGGCGCTCGGCAGGGGCGAGACGGTGCTGGCGGAAGGCGCCCAAGGGACGTTGCTGGACCTTGACCAGGGGACCTACCCGTTTGTGACGAGCTCCAACACCGGCTTGGCCGGAGTCTTCTCCGGATTGGGAGTCGGCGCCCGCGCCCTCGGCCGGGTGATCGGCGTGGTCAAAGCCTTTCAAACCCGCGTCGGAGAGGGTCCGTTTCCGACCGAAGAGGCCGGGGAGATCGGGGATCGGCTGCGGGGAACCGGATCGATGCCCTGGGACGAATACGGCACTACAACGCGGCGGCCGCGGCGCTGCGGCTGGCTCGACCTGATGTTGTTGCGCTATTCGGTCCGGCAAAACGGGCTGACCGAATTGGTGCTTACCAAACTCGATATCCTCAGCGGGTTGAATCCGGTCCGGCTGTGCGGTGCCTACCTGCGGGACGGAAAAAAATACCACGAGCTGCCGATGGGGCTTTCCGGACTCGGGGCTTTCCAGCCGGTGTACGAGGATCTTCCCGGTTGGGAAGCCGACATCCGAAAAATCCGGAAGAAGGAAGACCTGCCAGAGGCGGCGCGGAAGTACATCGAAAGGATCGAGCGGGAAGCCGGCGTTCCGGTATCGCTCGTGTCCGTCGGATCGGAACGGGAGGACATCATCCCCTGGAAATGACTCGCGCCTAAAAAAAAAGAGGCGGTCCAGAAGACCGCCTCTTTTTTTAGAAGGGCTAATCCGGTATCGTCCAATCGTATCGCAGGAAGATCTGAACGTCCACCGGATTGTCGAAGCGGATGTCGGTTTTCAAGTTGGTCGCGGATAACCCCATCAGCTCGTATAACAGGCGGACGGTATACGGCCTGCCCGAGTAATCGGTGATCAGGGTGTAGAACGGGTAGTAATTCATCTGCTCCGCGGTCGCGGTCGTGGCGGTGATGTTGGCTTCGGAGAAGCCGTGGCGCACGAGCCAGTCCCTTGTCGCCCCCGCCAGACCGTCGGTTCCGGAGCCGTTGACGATTTCAATTTTGGCGTTCTCTTTTAGCGCGAGCGAAGCGAGGTCCGCGGGAGGCGAGGCGTAGCCGAGGACGCCGCCCGAGGAGAACAGGGTGTTGCGCAGTTCGCGGACCTTCTCCAGATTCGGGATCAACACATCTTCCTCGCCGAAGGTTTCCACCGCCAGCAGGCAGGATTCGTCGATCACCGCGTAGGGGATTTTTTGGCGCGGAACGTCCTTGGCGACCAAGGCCAGTTGGACGATCTGCTCCAGGGTGAGGTTGGTCTTGATCCCCCCAGCGAGCTGCTCGTAAAGGTTGCCCGCCTCCAAGATCAACTTGGGAACCATGTCCAAGGTCAGGATCTTGTCCCGGATGGCGAGGATCACCTGCATCGTCCGCGAGCCGCGGTCGAAATCGCCGCCTTCGGTCGAGCGCGACCGGGCGAAGGCCAGCGCCTCCGACCCGCTCAGGTGGTTCCAGCCGAAGAACAGCTCCTTCACGTCTTCGTCGCCGATCGGATCGATGACCATGTTGTCGAAGGGCACATAGACGTCGATGCCGCCGATGGTGTCGACGAAGGTGGTGAACGAATTAAAATCCACCACCGCGTAGTAGTCGATCGGCAAGCCGAGCAGGTTCTCCACCGTCTGGATCGCCAGGCCGGGCCCGCCGATCGGCAGGCGGTCCTTTTCGGCCAAGAAATACGCCTTGTTGATCTTGTCGAATCCGTATCCGGGGATATCGACATACAGGTCGCGCGGAATGGAAAGCATGGCCGCGGTTTTGGCGATCGGATCCATAGACAGAACGAGCATAGTGTCGGAGCGCGCGGCGGCGGAATTGGCTTCGGGCCCCCAATCCCGCGCGTCCAAACCGAGAGCCAGGATCGTCACCCGGTCGACCTCGTTCCAGGGTTTGTAGTTGTAAGCCGGAATCTCGACCGTGGGGGTGACGCCGAGGGGAAGCGGGGTGCTTTCTCCGCCGCTTGGATTAAAAATATTGATATCCACCATCCCGCTGGCGAAAAAATTCTCAACGGATAAGAAGGAGAATATCCCGGAGAAGGCCAACAGCGCCAGGGCCAGCGTGGTCAGCGCGCCTTTGGCCCAATCGGGCAGGCGGCTTTTGCGGCGGACGGGCTTCTGCGGGAGGGCGGGCTGTTCCGCCGAAACCTCCGGCGCGGCCGCAACCGGCTCGGCCGGTTCGGGGGCCTTGGCCGGCTTGGGTCGTTTGGATTTCGGTGTGGGCAGGTAAGATGCCATGCGCTTTTTCGCCTTCCTGAAGTTACCGGTTAAGAAGAACGGCCAGAACGATCATAACGACGATGAATGATCCGGCGATGAGAACAATCCGGCGCAGGTCGCTTTTAATGTGCGAATAATCCGGATGGTTCAACTCGTCGCGCGCGGAGGTGCGGTATTTTTTTTCCGGCATCAGGTTTCCTTTCCTATCCTCGCATCATCCCGAACGGATGCCCGCCCGTGCGGATCCCAATGGATGCATCCCCGCGGGGTATCCGCGGACGTCGGCTGGGGGGAGGTCGTTCTCGTCGGGGTGTAAGCGCGCAAATTGTAGCATAAGAATTCAATCCGGCCGCAAGGGCGGTTTTTCTCAGGAAACCCTTAGATTTTCCGAATCGAGAAAAGGAAGGACGGCTTCGAACCGGCGCCGAAAAAAAGAGGGGGTGTCTTTGTACACCTCGAGCCCGGAGACCGGGACGGTCGATTCTGCGAGGAATCTGCTGCGTGGTTGCGCCGTGCCCGGGTGAGGTGGGGAGACGGTTGCCTGTCAGAGTTGCCTGACTGGATCCCGACCTGCCTGGCCGGAGTGGGATATGGGGAAGCCTGCGGAAGGGCAAGGCCGCGACCGGTTGACCAGAAGCCGGCAAAGACACCCGGACGCGGCGGTAACGCCCAGGACCCGTTGCGTGTTTTTTCAGTGTCCGCCGGCCGGCATTTTTCATAGGCCCGCTAATACGAAGCCAGTTCAGCGGTAACGACGATCCGCTGGGTATCGACCATGTACGGGTAGCAGGAAATCAGGGTCAGGGTCGGGCGTCCGGTCGGAGCCAGGACGGAAACGTCGGTGGGTTCGACGATCCGGATCGCGACGACCCGGTAGGCGAATTTCTGAGTGGCGGTATAGACGACGGCCTCATCGCCGGGTTGAAGGCGGTCCAGGTCACGGAACAGTTCGCCGAAAATGTCGTTGTGGGCGGACAGCACGACGTTGCCGGTGGTGCCCGGATTGGCGCTGCCGATATGATGGCCCACCCCCTGCTTAAGTTGTTCCCACCCATCGCCTTGGACTACCGGCATGTTGGTTTTACCGATGCTCGGCAGATCCAGCCGGAGGGGCTGTTCCGGCCCGCGGGTTGGAATGGCAAGCGAGAGGTAGGATTGCATCTGCGGGCGCAGGTCGGCGGGGATTTCTTCCTCGTTGACGGCCGGCCCGCCGGGGGAATCGGGGGGCGTGTGCCCCGACGGAAGGACCACGGCGGTGATCAGCGGGGTGGCCGAGGGGGTTTCGGAGAGGATCCGGGCGAGGGAATCGCGGTTCAGATCCTGCAGGCGGAACACGAATTGCAGGACGACCAGTCCGAGAACGATCACCGCGCCGATTTCCACGCCGAGAAGCAGGCGGTCGAGGAGGTTTTTGCGGGCGGCGGGCGGGGCGCTTTTTTCCGGAACGGAGGGCGGTCCGGCGGGCGGAGCGGGAGGCTCGGTGAAAACCGCGCGCCCCGACCGTCCAAAACGGCGGATTCTGTCGCGCCGAGCGGCCTGACGCTTGGCCGACAGCAGCCGTTCCAACTCCTCGATCGAAAGATCGTGCGGTTCGCGGGGGCTCATCAGGTCTCGGGAAAAATTATACCGGAGAGCCTGCCAGCGCGCGCCGGATCGGAGCATACGAGCGGCGGTGCTCCGGGCAGACGCCCAGCCGGGCCAGCCGCTCGGTATGGGCCCCGGTGCCGTAGCCCTTGTGCCGGTCGAATCCGTACCCCGGATAGATCCGCGAGAGGTCGTCCATCTTGGAATCGCGCCAGGTTTTGGCGAGGATCGACGCCGCGGCGATCGAGAGCGAGAGGGAATCGCCGTGGAACACGGCGGTTTGCGGCAGATCGGATTCGGGCAGGAGCAGGTAGTCGATCAGCAGGTGGTCCGGGGGGATCCGTAAGGCGGAGACGGCGCGGAGCATCGCCAAGCGCGTCGCCCGGAGCGGACCGATTCGGTCCACCTCCACGGCGGACGCCCAGCCGACGGCCCAGGCGACGGCCGCCGTGCGGATGGCATCGGCGGCCGTCGCCCTTTGCAGAGGCGTGAGCTGCTTCGAATCGCGGACGCCGGAGAGATTGGAGCGCGCGGCAGGGCGGTTCAGGGGAAGAATCACCGCACCGGCCGCGAGCGGACCGGCCCAAGCCCCCCGTCCGGCTTCGTCGAGCCCCGCCACCTGCAGAAATCCCCGGCGAAGCAGGCGGCGTTCCCGGCTAAGAGTCGGGGCGGGAGTGCGGATCGGGGTTGGCATATATTCCGCGCAGGTCGTACCAGCGGATTCGGATCAGATCCAGGAACATCCGCAGGGAATCGCTGAACAGCCGGATCCGGCTGTCGGATTGATAGTACCAGGAGATGGGCACCTCGCAGATCCGCATGCCGCGCCGGCGGGCGAGGTAAAGGACTTCGACGTCGAAGGACCAGCCGTTGAAGCGTTGGCGCGAAAAGAGGTCCTCCGCCGCGGAATCACGGAAGCATTTAAAGCCGCACTGGGTGTCTTCAAACCCGCGCATGACGAGCAGCTTGACCGCCAAGGAGAACACCCGTCCGGTGAGGTGTCGGTACTCAGGCTCGTGAAACCGGCGGGCGCCGGCCGCCTCGCGCGACCCGATGGCGACGTCCGCGTCCGAGAGTCGCGGCGGATAGAACCGCTCGAATTCCTCCACCGGCATCGAAAGGTCGGCGTCGCACAGGAAGCGGTATTTCCCCCCGGCCTGGAGCATTCCCGCCCGCACCGCCGACCCCTTCCCGCGCACGGGATTGCGGATCAACCGCAGACAAGGCCATCCGCGCGCCTGCTCGCGGACCAAGTCGGGCGTGCGGTCGGTGCTGCCGTTATCCACCACCCAGACGTCGTGGGAGAAAGCCTGCTTCTCGAGATACTCGCGAAGCTTCGCCAGGGTGGCGGGCAGGCGACGCTCCTCGTTGAGGGCGGGGATGATGACGGAAAGCCAGGGGGGGGCGGAGGAGTCGGCCATGGCGGGCGCGGCGGCTTCTCAGCGCAGGATATTCAGCAGCACGATCCCGAATCCCGCCAGAATTACCAGCAGGTCCAACAGGACCATCACGCCCAGCAGGGTGATCTGGTTGGCGGACATGTGAGTCCGCGCGAGCCAGGCGGAGATCGAGAAGGCGCCGGCCGGCGCCAGTTCCACCGCCTCTTCGATGACGGGCGGGAGCGGGATCGGAGCCGGTTCCGCCTGCGCGGCATGCTCCTCGACGAAGGCGGTGCGCACCATGTCTTCCGAGATGAAGTTTGGCTGCTCTTCCGGCTCCGGGATCGCTTCTTCCTGCGGTTCTTCAGAGGGCATGATCACCGCCTGCGGGACGATCTCCTCCTCCGCGGCGGCGATCTCGTCGGCGATGTTGAGCTTCCCCTCCGGATTGGACAGCAGACGCGTGATCGCGAGGCGCTCCTCGGTGGAATACACCGGGTTCAGAAGGCGGAGGCTGGCGCTGTAGCTTTCCATCCCGTCGCACATGACCATCCGGATCGGCGCCTTGATGTTCTCGACGAAGGCTTCCGGCTCGGAAAAAAGCAGGACCGCCTCGATCTCCGCGTTGGGCAGCTCGTGCTGGGTCAGGAATTTGCGGATGGCCTCGGCGTACAGACGCGTCAGATGCGGCAGGTTGGGGCTGGAGTTGCGCATGTTTCCGGAATTGTCGAGTTTGAGCCAAGCTTCGCCCCGGGCGCGGAACGTCCCTCTCACCGAACTGGCCAGGAAGACGAAAATTCCGGGAGGCCCCACCAGCGCCATCGGAATCGACGTATCCAGACCCGGCAAATGGATTTCGCGGATCAGGGTGAATTCGTCCCCCAGCGCCCGCTCCAGGTGGGCGACCGCCTGGTCCTGGGCGTCTTTGTCCTTCTGGCGGTCCTTGCCGCCCGCGAATAATTCGTTCAACCACCGGATGGCGGGGTTTTTTGCCGGTTCGCCGCGCTGTTTGGTGAGATCGATCAGCTTCATACCGGATTCCTCGAACCTCACACCGGATTATACGTTTGCCGAATTGAATCCGCCAGTAGCCGGAGAAGC
This DNA window, taken from Anaerolineales bacterium, encodes the following:
- a CDS encoding class D sortase — protein: MSPREPHDLSIEELERLLSAKRQAARRDRIRRFGRSGRAVFTEPPAPPAGPPSVPEKSAPPAARKNLLDRLLLGVEIGAVIVLGLVVLQFVFRLQDLNRDSLARILSETPSATPLITAVVLPSGHTPPDSPGGPAVNEEEIPADLRPQMQSYLSLAIPTRGPEQPLRLDLPSIGKTNMPVVQGDGWEQLKQGVGHHIGSANPGTTGNVVLSAHNDIFGELFRDLDRLQPGDEAVVYTATQKFAYRVVAIRIVEPTDVSVLAPTGRPTLTLISCYPYMVDTQRIVVTAELASY
- a CDS encoding DUF4126 domain-containing protein, with protein sequence MDIFSAFGLSASAGLNAYIPLLIVGLLARYTDAIKLNAPWDTLTDPWVLLVLAVLLLIEILADKIPAVNHINDGLQTIVRPIAGAIVFAASAHVISDIHPAIAMICGLFVAGAVHGAKALAIRPAVTATTGGTANPVVSTVEDVIATVLSIVAILVPVILGALICIVTAWIIWLILRKINRDARQT
- a CDS encoding LCP family protein, with the translated sequence MASYLPTPKSKRPKPAKAPEPAEPVAAAPEVSAEQPALPQKPVRRKSRLPDWAKGALTTLALALLAFSGIFSFLSVENFFASGMVDINIFNPSGGESTPLPLGVTPTVEIPAYNYKPWNEVDRVTILALGLDARDWGPEANSAAARSDTMLVLSMDPIAKTAAMLSIPRDLYVDIPGYGFDKINKAYFLAEKDRLPIGGPGLAIQTVENLLGLPIDYYAVVDFNSFTTFVDTIGGIDVYVPFDNMVIDPIGDEDVKELFFGWNHLSGSEALAFARSRSTEGGDFDRGSRTMQVILAIRDKILTLDMVPKLILEAGNLYEQLAGGIKTNLTLEQIVQLALVAKDVPRQKIPYAVIDESCLLAVETFGEEDVLIPNLEKVRELRNTLFSSGGVLGYASPPADLASLALKENAKIEIVNGSGTDGLAGATRDWLVRHGFSEANITATTATAEQMNYYPFYTLITDYSGRPYTVRLLYELMGLSATNLKTDIRFDNPVDVQIFLRYDWTIPD
- a CDS encoding ribonuclease HII, with the translated sequence MPTPIRTPAPTLSRERRLLRRGFLQVAGLDEAGRGAWAGPLAAGAVILPLNRPAARSNLSGVRDSKQLTPLQRATAADAIRTAAVAWAVGWASAVEVDRIGPLRATRLAMLRAVSALRIPPDHLLIDYLLLPESDLPQTAVFHGDSLSLSIAAASILAKTWRDSKMDDLSRIYPGYGFDRHKGYGTGAHTERLARLGVCPEHRRSYAPIRRALAGSPV
- a CDS encoding glycosyltransferase family 2 protein codes for the protein MADSSAPPWLSVIIPALNEERRLPATLAKLREYLEKQAFSHDVWVVDNGSTDRTPDLVREQARGWPCLRLIRNPVRGKGSAVRAGMLQAGGKYRFLCDADLSMPVEEFERFYPPRLSDADVAIGSREAAGARRFHEPEYRHLTGRVFSLAVKLLVMRGFEDTQCGFKCFRDSAAEDLFSRQRFNGWSFDVEVLYLARRRGMRICEVPISWYYQSDSRIRLFSDSLRMFLDLIRIRWYDLRGIYANPDPHSRPDS
- a CDS encoding DUF2085 domain-containing protein; translation: MPPEASPPPLRNLLQRIRRIPAWRLLLLAVVALILLAGLAASPPGLLGKADAIGYAVCHRIELRSLHLGDRPLPLCARCMGTFLGTIVGALILIAGGRGRSAVWPSRGILFALAVPVLLWGVDGFNSYVSLFPRFPHLYPPSNFLRMTTGTLLGLAMAVVFLPAVNQSLWKSPSAVPVLRNFRELFGYFLAAPILIGLVMPENPILLYPFALLSVAGILFLLTGVYLSLLLMVLRRENQAETWHDAWPAVAGGFALGLLQIYAIDIVRFQITHTWGGFGIGG
- a CDS encoding adenylosuccinate synthase gives rise to the protein MPLHIIIGAQWGDEGKGRILDAIAAEAAVVARFAGGDNAGHTVAAGGKIFRLHLVPSGIVHPRPLCILGSGMVINPQRLLAEMAALREQGVVCNPDRIRISHAAHLLTPLHIELDRAEEATRENRIGTTGRGIGPAFSEKSARCGLRAELLASPEECAEKIKSQILRGNRILEKLYSRPPLDAEAVAASFFEYARTLGPYVADTSALVAEALGRGETVLAEGAQGTLLDLDQGTYPFVTSSNTGLAGVFSGLGVGARALGRVIGVVKAFQTRVGEGPFPTEEAGEIGDRLRGTGSMPWDEYGTTTRRPRRCGWLDLMLLRYSVRQNGLTELVLTKLDILSGLNPVRLCGAYLRDGKKYHELPMGLSGLGAFQPVYEDLPGWEADIRKIRKKEDLPEAARKYIERIEREAGVPVSLVSVGSEREDIIPWK